The nucleotide window TCCCAAAACCCATGGCGCAAAGCATCGCTGCGTGGATCGAATTGCACCCACAGGCTCCCACGCAGCGTTTAGCGCACGTCCTTGCTCGCTTGCTCCGAATGGCGCATGAGAGCCGGACTCGAATGCCGCACTAAAAAACGCCTCGCTGAAACCTTGTTCACATCCGCTGCGTTTATTCACAGCCGGGGAGCACCCGAAACACACCATATCTTGTTTCGTATACCTTAAGGAAGCCCAAGATAGGGGAAAATAACCCCTTGTCGCTTGCGGCTACTCGCTCGCCCGTGGTTCACTCCACCCCAGCACCTCTGACTTTTCACGTCTCACCTTTCACGCACCGACCGCGCCATGTACCTCAAAAGCCTCACCCTTCACGGCTTCAAGTCCTTCGCAGACAAGACCCACTTTGAATTCCACAGCGGCGTCACCGGCATCGTCGGGCCGAACGGCTGCGGCAAATCCAACGTGGTCGATGCCATCCGCTGGGTGCTCGGAGAAACTTCCGCCAAAGCCCTCCGTGGCGATGAAATGGCCGATGTTATCTTCAATGGCACCGACAAGCGCAAACCCGTGGGCATGGCCGAAGTCACTCTAACCATGGCTGACTGCGAAAAGTCCCTGAATGTCGATTTCAACGAAGTCGCCATCACCCGCCGCGTCTTCCGTGATGGACGCGGCGAATACCGCCTCAACAACACCGTCTGCCGCCTCAAAGACATCCACGATCTCATCGCAGGCACCGGCATCGGCCGCGCTGCCTACTCCATCATGGCCCAGGGCCAGATCGACATGCTCCTGAGCTCTAAGCCAGAAGATCGCCGCACCGTCTTTGAAGAAGCCGCTGGCATCACCAAATTCAAATCGCAGAAAAAAGAAGCCCTGCGCAAACTCGAATACACCGAGGCCAATCTCCTCCGCGTGGCCGACATCATCGCCGAAGTAAAGCGCCAGATGGGCACCCTCCAGCGCCAAGCCGCCAAAGCACGCCGCTACCAGACTCTCCTCGAGGACACACGCCTCCTCGATACCCACCTCGCTCACAAGCAGTACACCGAATTCTCCGGCGAGAAATCCGAGAGCGAGAACCAACTGCGCATGCTCGCCAATCAGCTCGAAGAAACGCAGCGCAAACTCCAAACCGCCGAAGCAGAGGCCGCCCAAACCCGTGAGGCCTACCACTCCCTCGAAAGCCAGATCAGCCAGGCACGCCAGCAGGCCCAGGAGCTCCGCTCCCAGATGCAGAGTGCAGAAGGCCGCATCGGCTTCAATCGTGAGCGCAGTGAGGACCTAGAGGCCCGCATCCGCCAGAACGAAGAGCAAATGGCCGCCAACGAGGAACTGCTCGATCAAACCCGCCGCGACCTCACCAGCGCCGATGAGCAACTCAACTCCATCCGGGAAAACATCGCCACCCGCCAGCAGGCCGTCAATGAACACGGCAGCCAGCACCAGAACCTCATGCCCGAGCGCAATCGGCTCGACAGCGACCGCCGCAGCATCCGCGAGTCCATCCGCCTGTTTGAGGGTCAAATGGCCTCCGGTGAAGCCCGCGCACAGTCCCTGACCGCCCAGATGGCCGCAGACCGTCAGCGTCATGAATCCCTGGCCCATGATCGCCAAACGGCGGCCCAGGCCCGCGAAGCCAGCCAGATCGAATTCGATGATCTCCAGCGCCAAATCGCCGAACTCGAGCACACCCGCGACGAGCTCGATGAAAAGGCCAAAACCTGCGCCCGCGACATCATCGAGCGCCGCCGCCAGCGCGATGCGATGAACAATGAGCTCAATGAGCTCCAGCGCAGCCTCACCCAGCGCAAATCACGCCTGGAAGTCATCGAGCAGCTCCTGCAAAAAGGTGAAGGCCTCTCCGCAGGCACTCAAAAAGTCCTCCCCGGCCTCGATAACCCAGAAATCTACTCCACCGGCGTCCGTGGCCTCCTCGCCTCCAGCATCGAAGTCACCGACACTGCCTTCATCCCCGCCATCGAGGCCGCGCTCAAAGATCACCTCCAGGCCGTCCTTCTCACCGAAAGCGAGCTCGCCGCCCAGATCGTCCAGCGCCTCGCAGATCAGCGCATGGGCCGTGCAGCACTCTTCCCACAGGATTTCATCAATCTGCGCTCCCAGGCAGATCGTGAGCTCCTACCCGGAGGAGCCCTAGCCTGGGCCACCGATAAAGTCCGCGTCAAAAACGGCGTCCAGAGCCTCATCGACCACCTTTTGCACAATGTCGTCATCGCTGAGGATCTGCACACCGCCATGCGCCTGAAGCGCCAGCTCCCACACCTCGCCATCTCCACCCTGAAGGGCGAGTTCATCAGTGCAGATGGCATCATCTACGGCGGTGCCTCCAAAGATGAAGAAAGCTCCACCCTCCGCCGCGAGGCAGAAGTGAAACAACTCCGCACTGAGGTCGAATCCTTCGATCTCCAGTACCAGGAGAAAGAAAACGCCGTCAAAGATGCCACCGCACAGCTCGACGACATGCAGCTTGAGGAACTCAGCCTCCGTGAGCAATCCCAGCGTGCACGCGAAGGCTTCTCCGCACTCCAGGGCAAAATGTCCGTCGTCCAGCGTGCCCTCCAGCAAGCCAGCGCCAAGCTCGAAAGCATCGAATGGGACCAAAACCAGATCTCCGAGCGTATCGGCGGCAGTGAAAACATCATCGCCCAACTCCGCGATGCCGCCAACATGGTCATCGAGCAGCTCGAAGGCTCCCGCGTCCGTGAAAATGAACTCGAACTCGAAATGGAGTCCTTCCTCCGTCGCGAGCTCGAATCCAGCGAGCGACTCAACGAACTCCGCACCGCTCTCGCCCTCGAGCAAAGCGCCCTCGGCAGCATCGAACGCCAAAAACACCCCTCGGTGCTCGCATGCAGGAGCTCGCCGCCGCCATCCGCCGCTTCGATGAAGAAATCGCCACCTGGCGAGTCCGCATCCAGCAGAGCGAAGCAGAAAACGCACGCTACGCCGAGCAGATCGAGTCCCAGCGCGGCACTATCGCCGCCATCGAAGAACATCTCCAATCCAAGACCGAAGAACGCGCAGGCCTCTTTGAGCAAGTAAGCGCACTCGAAGCCCAGCTCACCCAGCTACGCCAAAGCCACAACGGCCTCAATCAGAGCCGCAGCCGCGCAGAAGTCGCACTCACCCGCGTCGATCTCCGCCTCGAAAACCTCATCAATCAAGTCCAAGAGCGCTACAGCTTCCACATCAGCGCCTTTGAGCCAGATTATCACGTCCTCATGCTCACCATCGAGGAGCAGAAGAAAAACCGCAGCCGCGGCAAAAAAGCCGCCAGTGCCGCTGCGGATGATGCTGATAAAGCAGACTCATCTGAGGAGCACTCCGACGCTAGCGAGTCCGCCACAGCCCCCGAGGAATCCGAGACCTACATCCCCGCCATCTCCAACCGCGACGATGAAGATGTCTCCATCGAAGACGTCGTCATCCCGGACGAACAGGCTGAGCCGGATTGGGCCTTCGTCATGGAAGTCGTCTATGAGCTGCGTCAGAAGCTCGAAGGCATCGGCCCCGTCAATCTGGATGCCATCCAGGAATTCGAAGAACTCGAAGAGCGCCACCGCTTCCTCGAAACCCAGCACGGCGACCTCGTTAAAGGCAAAGAAGAGCTCCTCCAAGTCATCGCCAAGATCAATGAGACCACCAAGCTCATGTTCAGCGAGACCTTCACCGCCGTCCGCAACTACTTCCAAAACAACTTCAAAGAACTCTTCGGCCCGCAGGCCAAGGCCGACCTCATGCTCGTGGACGAAGCCGATCCGCTCGAATCCGGCATTGAGATCATCGCCAAGCCGCCTGGCAAGAAGCTGCAAACCATCAGCCTCCTCTCCGGTGGCGAGCGCAGCATGACCGCCGTCGCCCTGCTCTTCTCCATCTACCAGGTCAAGCCATCCCCCTTCTGCGTTCTCGATGAGTTGGACGCCCCGCTGGATGAAACCAACATCGGTCGCTTCCTCAAGATGCTCGATAATTTCATCGACAACTCCCAGTTCATCATCGTCACCCACAACAAGCGCACCATGAGCCGCGCCGATGTGATCTATGGCGTGACCATGCAGGAATTCGGCGTCTCCAAGCCCGTCGGCGTCCGCATGACTACAGAGGACACACGCACCCTGAAAAAATCGGACCAAGAACTCGCCCTAGAAGCCCCTTCCTCCTCACGACGCGGCAAAAAAGCTGCCGCCGTCACCCCAGACGAAGAGCCCGTGAACGACCTCGATGCCGAGCAGGCAGTCCTCACCGACTCCGAAGACCCCGTCGAAGAAGAACAGCTCGTCATGCCAGCTTAGGCCGTGTTTTAACTCACTGCCTAGCAAGTTGGCATTCGACATCTGGACTCCTGCATTCCATCCTGGCTCGTGCCTTCCACTGCTGTCAGCGCCGTCACCTTCCTAGCCCGCCGTTACCTGCGGGCAAAGCGTTCCTTCGTCTCCATCATCACCATCATCTCCGTCCTCGGCGTCGCGATGGGCGTGCTCATGATGATCGTGGTGAACTCCGTCATGAAAGGCTTCGAGCGTGAGTTCCGACAGGCACTCATCGGCTACCAGCCCCACATGCTCATCAAGCCAGCAGATGGCAAGACAGCCTCTGCATCCGAGACCGCCGCGATCCTGCAAAAGATCCGCACTCGGCCCGAAACAGCCCACACCAGCACCTATGCCGGTGGCTATGTCTATTTGGAAAAAAACGGCCAGCAGAGCGTGGCAGAGCTTTTTGGCCTACCAGCCGAAAGCGCAGGCTACTACATGCAAAAAATAAAAAAGCACCTCCTAGACGGCACCACCGACCTCGCAGATGGCGGCATCATCGCGCCAGATGAATGCGCAGCTAGGCTCGACGCCCGTAGTGGCGATACCATCTCCATTTACCCCAGTAGCAGCGTCACACAGGCCGTGCGGAGCTTCCGCACCGCTACCGACATCGAGGATGAAGAAAAACGCAAAGCCGCCTACAAGCAGATCAAGCTCCATCCACGCGAAATACGCCTCCTAGGCTACACCCGCACCGAGTCCGCAGGATTTTATGCCTACACCACCCTCCCCACGGCACAGAACATCTTCGGCATGCAGCAATCCGTCAGTGGCATCCTCGTAGAGGTCCATGACCCCAATGCCATCAAAGCCACCCACAGCGCCCTCCAAGCCGCCGGCATCATCCCACCAGGCTGGAAAGCCACCCTCTGGACCGATGTCGGCGATGCACGCCTCGCCGCGATGAGCAATGAGCGCTTCATGATGTTCTTCATCATCGGCATCATCGGCCTCGTCGCCGCATTCTCGGTCATGAACACCACCATCACCGTCACCACGCAGAAGCGCCGTGAAATCGGTGTCCTCACCGCGCTAGGAGCACGTCAGGGCCAGATCATCCGCATCTTCGTCTCCCAGGCAGCCTTTGTCGGCATCGTCGGCACCGCAGTAGGTCTGCTGCTCAGTGCCGCCGTCCTGCACTACCTCAATGAACTACGCGGACTCATCGCCTACGTCTCTGGCGGTGGCTCAGTCGATACAGAGGCCCTCTTCCTCTCCACCATCCCCGCGCAGATCGACCCACTCTTCATCACCTGGACTGCGCTAGGCTCCATCCTACTCTGCCTCCTCGCCGCCTGGCCACCCGCCTGGCTCGCATCCCGCGTCGATCCTGCCGTGGCCCTGCGGGACTGAGCGATCGGTCACTTCAAACACGAAGTTCTCAGCCCATAAGGCCGTAAATACCCCGATGCGTCCGCCGGAAAATGCAACCCAAGTAGCCTGTAGATCGTTAGGCAGCCTGCCATGACCACCCGACGCACTTTTGAACTCCTCGCCGCCGCGCTTCTGGCGATGGCATCCTTCGCACTCGGTGCACCTGAGTGGCCGGAAAAGGAGATCGCGCAGTTCTTGAGCGAACAGCACATGCGACCACTGGAGTTTAAGCCAGGGACTCGTTTGCAGCGTGATGTGGACAAAAAATGGCAGGAGTGGTTTCGCCGCGTCATCCTTGGCCCCTTTCAAAAGCGAGTGAGCAAGGACGCAGCACTCACGCAAAAAGCCGCTCGCCTGCTGGAGCAAGGAGCCCTGCAAATCGAAAGCAACTCGCTGCGCGACAAGCATCTGACATCCGCTGACCTTGCAAAAGGCTGTGCGGAGATCATCAAAGCAGGCGTGGACGACCCGCTCATGCATTGGGTCCATAGCCACGCGATCTATGCCAGTAGCCAGAATCTTCCCGCCACGACCGATGCGTTCAATAAAGCCCGTCGCCATCGCGAATTCGCCCTCCTGCCAGCCTCTTCACGCTACTGGGTGCTAGCAGGCATTTCACAACTCTACTGGAAGATGTATCCGACCAAAAAGCCCACGCCATCAGGTACCGATCTCATCCAGGCAGCTAGCGAAACGCTGAGCGAAAAAGACGCCTTCACCGCCGCTGAGGACGAAATCCTCGACGAATGCCTCTGGCCGATTTTCCTCGAAAAAAACATCCGCAGCCACGAAGACAAAGTGGAGGCCTTCACCCACCTGGAGACGCTCACCGACTGGACCCGCCACATGCTCACTGGACGCCTCCATGAAAGACGCGCCTGGCTCGCCCGCGGACACACCTTCGCCAACGGTGTGAAGCCAGAGGGCTGGCAGGGATTTGAAAAACACCGCGAGCTAGCCGTGGCGGCCTTTAAACAAGCCTGGGAGCTGCGCCAAGACTCCCCCCTGGCCGCACGCGAGCTACTCGGCATCGAGCTGACCGGCGGTGGCACTGGGGAAAAAGCGGATACATGGCTGCACCGGGCATTGGGTGCCCAATTTGACCACCTGAGCACCTGCCGCGCACAGATGAACGGCCTGCTACCGCGCTGGGGTGGCAGTCATGAGCAGATGCTCGCCTTCGGGCTCGCCTGCGCAGATTCGCGGCGCTTCGACACACCACTGCCATATTTCTTTTTCAATACCCTAGAGGATGTCGTGCGCGATGGCGGCCAGTGGTGGGAGATTTGTCGGCGACCTCTCATCGCACGCGTCGCCATAGCGCTGTGCCGTCAGCGTGTCGCTGATGCTGCCACCCCGGAAGAGAAAAAAGACGCCCTCGCACTGCAAGGAGCCTTCGGCTGGCTCTGTGGCGACTACGCCGCCGCGCAGGAGGCACTCACGCAAAACGAGTCTCGTTTCAGCCGCGCCGTCATTCTCCAATTGCTCCCCTACCACGGCTATAGCGAGGCGTTGATCCGCGGGGAATCCGCCATTTTCTCCAGCGACCAAGCCACCACCTGGCAGCAGGCACATCAAGACCTGCACGCCCGCAACTGGGAGTCCGCCATCCAGGCTTTCGAAACTGTACGCGGCAAGCTCACAGGCCCCGGCGCAAGACTCGCCTCCTCCTGGCTGCAAACCACCCGCATCGAGCAACAGCTCGCAAAAGGCGACTGGGTCACGCTCCCATTCACGCCCGACCTCGACGGCTGGCAGGTGCAAAAAGGCGACTGGAGTGTCGGTGCGGACGGCACGCTCACCAATCGCGGCAAAGGCACCTCCGCCTTCATCTTCCATTACGCACGACTCGGCTCGGAGGTGGAAATACGCGGCGAGTTCCAGGCCGGAAAATCAGGCCTCGGCGTGCATCTCGGTCATGGCTATGACAAAGGCGACACCGAGCGCTGGCTCACCTGCATCATGAAAGGGGACCAAGCCTACTTCCTTGATCGCTACTACACCTCCGGCTCCAAGACCCAAAAAATCCCCAAACTACCGGAGGGCAAGCCCGTGCGTTTCGAGATCACCTGCCGCGATGGCAAGATCACCTGGAAAGTAAATGACCAGATCGTCTATGATCAGGTCACTCCCGTCGGCTTCTACCCACCACATGATCCCCTGCCCCTCATTCAGACCGGCCACATCGGCTTCTGCCACACTCTTTTCGACGAAGGCCACCTCGCCACCATCCTCAAAGTCGAAGTGCGGCGGTTGGTCAAAGAGTGAGCAGACTCCTTGCCACCCACCACCACGCCAACTTTGACATCCACGTTCGCCAAAAGACAAAGATAAGAGCGAGCCTGCATCCAATAGTGCTCAATTAAGCGGCTACTGACTCATCGGAGAAAAATACTTGCCACTGTATCAGTTGTGCTGTTACAGTAAGAACACTGAGCAAAGGCCATGCTTCCGTTCTCCATCCAGCTCCAAGACGGCACGCCCGTTTCCGACCAGATCCTGCTGGCGGTGCGGAAGGCGCTGCTCACCGGCCAGATGAAGGCGGGCGATGAATTCCCCAGCGTGCGCACGCTCAGCCAGGAGCTGAAAATCAGCCCCACCACCGCGCACAAGGTCGTCCTCCAGCTCAAAGACGCAGGCTGGCTCAATTCCCGCCCCGGCATCGGCATGGTCGTCACCGAGCCAGATCAGCCCGGCCTACGCGAGCGCCTCGCGCAGATCACGCCGGAGTGCCGCGCACTGCTCAAAGAAGCCGCCGAGCTCAATCTCACGCTCAACCAAGTCATCACCCACCTCAAAAGCCTATGATCACGATTTCCGATCTTCATAAACGCTTCCGCAAAACCGAAGCCGTGGCCGGTTTGAGCCTCGAAGTGCCCGCGGGGCAGGTCACGGCCTTTTTGGGCCCAAACGGCGCAGGCAAGAGCACCACCATCAAATGCCTCCTCAACCTCCATCGGCCCGATTCTGGCTCCGCGACCGTTTTGGGCGTCGATTCGCGAAAACTCGGCCCGCGTGAGTTCACGCAGATCGGTTACGTCAGCGAAAACATGGAACTGCCGCTATGGATGACCGTGAAGCAGTTCCTCGACTACTGCCGCCCGCTCTATCCGAACTGGGACAAGGCCTTCGAGGGCCAATTGCTCAAGCAATTCGACCTTCCGCTCACCACGAAGCTCAAAGACCTCTCACGTGGCATGCGCATGAAGGCCGCGCTGCTCAGCAGTCTCGCGTATCGGCCCAAGCTCGTCGTGCTCGACGAACCCTTCAGCGGACTCGATCCGCTGGTGCGGGATGAATTCATTCGCGGTCTGCTGGAACTCACCGAGCAGGAAGGCTGGACCGTTTTCGTCTCCTCACACGACATCGAGGAGGTGCAGCGCCTCGCCGATCGCATCGCCATCATCAATCGCGGCAGCCTCGCGCTCGATGAGACCAGCGACAGCCTGCAAAGCCGCTTCCGCGCCGTGGAGGTGGTGCTCCCCGACGACACGAGGCCGCCCACGAATCTCCCCGCCGACTGGCTCCATGCCGAAACCGCCGGTCGCACACTTCGCTTCATCCATAGCCGCCACAGCAGCGACGAAGCGCTCGCCGCAGCAGTCCACAGCACCCTCTCCGCATCCCCAAAGCCCGAAATCCGCCCTATGAGCCTGCGCGAGATCTTCGTCGCCCTCGCCCGTGCCTACCGTCTCGAAGGAAAATGAGCCATGAACCTCACGCTTCATCATTTCCTCAAAGAGTTCCGCCACCTGCGCTGGAAGTGGTTCGCGTGGCTGGCCGTGCTGGTGCTGCAACTGGCGGTGGATGCGGAATGGATCGTGCCGATGAGGGCGGGAACAGCTTCGCCGACATGGATCGGGCTGCTGCCAGTGCTGGTGTGGGGCGGGGCTTTGATGCTGGCGCTGGGGTATGCGGCGGAGGATGCGCTGGCGGATGACCGCAGCTTCATCGCGGTGCGTCCGCTCCCGCGCAGTGGCTACTGGTGGAGTCGTGTGCTGGTGTTTTTGCTGATGATCGTGATGCCAATGATCGCCGTGGAGGGACTTTTCCTTATCGCATCAGGGGTGCGGGCGCGGGATGTGCTGCTGGGCATGGTGGAGCGCTTCTTCTTCACGGGCGCGGTGCTGGCCTGGCTTCTGCCGATGCCGCTGATCGCCGCCGGAGCGGTGCGCTGGGTGATCGCGGGTGTGGCACTGCTCACCGCATTGCTTTCAAAATCACTGAGCGATCAGGTGCTGCGTGTTTGGCGCCTCAATGATGAGATGCTTTATGCAGATAGCAGTCTCGCCAAGGCGGCTTGGCTGGGTACTGTGGGTATGATCGCAATAGCTGTCTGGCAAAAACGCCACCGATGGGCACTGGCACGTCAGCTCACAGCCATCGCGGTACTGACGATGGTGTGCTTCTCGCTAGCCTGGACGCCGATGTTTCAGCCCAGCACATGGGCGGGGCGTGAGCCAGAGTGGATCGCGGAGATGGCTAAGAAGCACGCAGAGCTGCCAGCGCCTCATTCCTTCCGTCTCTATGCCTCCAATGATAGCGAGACAGGGGCCAGCATCATCGAGTTCGATAGTGGTGATTTGATGCCGCTGCCTGCTCCAGCAGAGCTGATGCCGAGGTGGCGCGTGCGTGAGGCGGTGCTGAGGCAGAAAGATCATACTCTGCATTCCAATCTACGCGGAAACTACTCGTATCGCTTCTTTTGGGCGATGGCTGTCTTTACCCAGGATGATCCCTGGTTGCTCACGAATCTAGCGGCCCATTTTCCTTCGCAGACGCTCGTCGTGGATCGCTATGGCCAAGCCCGTAACCACTTCGATCTCAGCCATTGGCCGATGCCGGATGATTTGACGACTCCAGCCGATATCGAGGCACGATTCGAGGCTGACTGGGTGCGGCAATCCGTGCTGGGGGGCTGTGAGTTGCGTGCGGGAGCGCGGGTGTGGGCTGATGATGCTGACATGGAGATCGTGGATGTGCGACCGCATGTAGATGGCATGGGTGTAAAACGTCCGGGCAGCCTCACGATCCTCATCAGGCTGCACAGACGGGATATTGAGACAGGAGGGACTCCATTCACCTATGGCATGGAGATACATCAGGAACTCTATGCGCCCCATCAGGCTTTGCTTTGGCAAAATGGAACTGATATTGTGGGCGATTTTCAGATGCGTGCTACGCAACGCGGGCGCACCCGGATGATGCGCAGCCTCACCTTCAACAAAGTGCTGGTGCCTGGCACGGGCATTCGGGAGGAGGATGTGCCCTCGATGCGCCTCATGCTGCGCAAACAAGACTTCGCAGGCACGAGCACGCACCGGCTGCGCATCGAAGGCGTCGATTTGAAGGAAAAGCTCCAACGCGAGCCCTGGGCCTATCCCGAGCGGTGCCCGCGTGAGGCGATGAATCCGCGTGCGGGCTTCCTGCGTGAGTTTCAGCGTATCCCGCAGCCTGCCGCCGATGCGGGGCCGGAGGCGGTGGCGAGGTTCGTGGCGGATGTGGTGACGCTTTCTCATGCGCTGAGCTGGCGCAGCGATATCAAAAAGGACGGCAGCCTGCATTTCCCTGGTGATGACCGTACGGTGGCCGATGCCGTGGCTCCGTATCTGCTGCGGCATCCGCAGGTACTCACGCGGCAGCCTTTTGTCTTCGTCTCACAGGATAATCCCTTTGTGCGTGAGCTGCTGGATGCCACGCTGCTGAGGGTAGGCATCCAGGGCATCACGCGGGAGGCAAATGGCCTGCGGTATGATGGAGGTGGCGATGCTAAGGCAGCCACACCGCGTCTTTTGAATGGCCTGGTCGGTGGCTGGAAAGACCTCGCGCCAGCCATCGAGGCCGCTTTGCAGCAGCGGGATGTGAAGCCGATCCTCGCTGTGCATGAGAAATGGCGTGCTGCAATTCGCACGGTGATCCCTGATGAGGAGCGGCTGGCGACTTTGAAGCAGAACAAGAGTTTCACCTCCCTGCGCGGCATCCGCAGCGAGGCCGTGCGCGCCCAGGCACGCGAGTGGGTGCGTCGTGAGTATGAGCTGAGCGTGCCTCCCGCTGTGTCAACCTCCAGCGAACAGCGTCCCCTCGTGGAATGTGCCATCGCCGCTGGCATGGAGACGGCGCTGGATCGCTATCTGCACGGTCTGCGCTTTTGGAATGAGAAAAAGCTCGATCACGATCACCTCATGGATTTGTC belongs to Verrucomicrobiaceae bacterium and includes:
- a CDS encoding GntR family transcriptional regulator, with amino-acid sequence MLPFSIQLQDGTPVSDQILLAVRKALLTGQMKAGDEFPSVRTLSQELKISPTTAHKVVLQLKDAGWLNSRPGIGMVVTEPDQPGLRERLAQITPECRALLKEAAELNLTLNQVITHLKSL
- a CDS encoding ABC transporter ATP-binding protein; amino-acid sequence: MITISDLHKRFRKTEAVAGLSLEVPAGQVTAFLGPNGAGKSTTIKCLLNLHRPDSGSATVLGVDSRKLGPREFTQIGYVSENMELPLWMTVKQFLDYCRPLYPNWDKAFEGQLLKQFDLPLTTKLKDLSRGMRMKAALLSSLAYRPKLVVLDEPFSGLDPLVRDEFIRGLLELTEQEGWTVFVSSHDIEEVQRLADRIAIINRGSLALDETSDSLQSRFRAVEVVLPDDTRPPTNLPADWLHAETAGRTLRFIHSRHSSDEALAAAVHSTLSASPKPEIRPMSLREIFVALARAYRLEGK
- the smc gene encoding chromosome segregation protein SMC produces the protein MYLKSLTLHGFKSFADKTHFEFHSGVTGIVGPNGCGKSNVVDAIRWVLGETSAKALRGDEMADVIFNGTDKRKPVGMAEVTLTMADCEKSLNVDFNEVAITRRVFRDGRGEYRLNNTVCRLKDIHDLIAGTGIGRAAYSIMAQGQIDMLLSSKPEDRRTVFEEAAGITKFKSQKKEALRKLEYTEANLLRVADIIAEVKRQMGTLQRQAAKARRYQTLLEDTRLLDTHLAHKQYTEFSGEKSESENQLRMLANQLEETQRKLQTAEAEAAQTREAYHSLESQISQARQQAQELRSQMQSAEGRIGFNRERSEDLEARIRQNEEQMAANEELLDQTRRDLTSADEQLNSIRENIATRQQAVNEHGSQHQNLMPERNRLDSDRRSIRESIRLFEGQMASGEARAQSLTAQMAADRQRHESLAHDRQTAAQAREASQIEFDDLQRQIAELEHTRDELDEKAKTCARDIIERRRQRDAMNNELNELQRSLTQRKSRLEVIEQLLQKGEGLSAGTQKVLPGLDNPEIYSTGVRGLLASSIEVTDTAFIPAIEAALKDHLQAVLLTESELAAQIVQRLADQRMGRAALFPQDFINLRSQADRELLPGGALAWATDKVRVKNGVQSLIDHLLHNVVIAEDLHTAMRLKRQLPHLAISTLKGEFISADGIIYGGASKDEESSTLRREAEVKQLRTEVESFDLQYQEKENAVKDATAQLDDMQLEELSLREQSQRAREGFSALQGKMSVVQRALQQASAKLESIEWDQNQISERIGGSENIIAQLRDAANMVIEQLEGSRVRENELELEMESFLRRELESSERLNELRTALALEQSALGSIERQKHPSVLACRSSPPPSAASMKKSPPGESASSRAKQKTHATPSRSSPSAALSPPSKNISNPRPKNAQASLSK
- a CDS encoding ABC transporter permease, translated to MPSTAVSAVTFLARRYLRAKRSFVSIITIISVLGVAMGVLMMIVVNSVMKGFEREFRQALIGYQPHMLIKPADGKTASASETAAILQKIRTRPETAHTSTYAGGYVYLEKNGQQSVAELFGLPAESAGYYMQKIKKHLLDGTTDLADGGIIAPDECAARLDARSGDTISIYPSSSVTQAVRSFRTATDIEDEEKRKAAYKQIKLHPREIRLLGYTRTESAGFYAYTTLPTAQNIFGMQQSVSGILVEVHDPNAIKATHSALQAAGIIPPGWKATLWTDVGDARLAAMSNERFMMFFIIGIIGLVAAFSVMNTTITVTTQKRREIGVLTALGARQGQIIRIFVSQAAFVGIVGTAVGLLLSAAVLHYLNELRGLIAYVSGGGSVDTEALFLSTIPAQIDPLFITWTALGSILLCLLAAWPPAWLASRVDPAVALRD